A window of the Brassica oleracea var. oleracea cultivar TO1000 chromosome C1, BOL, whole genome shotgun sequence genome harbors these coding sequences:
- the LOC106293644 gene encoding dirigent protein 6-like → MTSLVEKKLFKSLFSFFLLVLLFDTVYSSRKTLDQKKPCKHFSFYFHDILYDGDNVANATSAAIVSPPGLGNFKFGKFVIFDGPITMDKNYLSEPLARAQGFYFYDMKTDYNAWFCYTLVFNSTEHKGTLNIMGADLMMEPTRDLSVVGGTGDFFMARGIATFVTDIFQGAKYFRVKMDIKLYECY, encoded by the coding sequence ATGACATCTCTTGTAGAGAAAAAACTCTTCAAATCACTCTTCTCATTCTTCCTTCTAGTTCTACTCTTCGATACCGTTTATTCGTCCCGAAAAACATTGGATCAGAAAAAACCATGCAAACATTTCTCCTTCTACTTCCATGATATCCTCTATGATGGCGACAATGTAGCAAACGCAACGTCAGCCGCTATCGTGAGCCCTCCTGGATTAGGAAACTTTAAGTTTGGTAAGTTTGTGATCTTTGACGGCCCCATAACAATGGACAAGAACTATCTATCGGAACCCCTGGCTCGTGCACAAGGCTTCTATTTCTATGACATGAAGACAGACTACAATGCGTGGTTTTGCTACACCTTGGTGTTTAACTCGACGGAACACAAAGGTACACTGAACATAATGGGTGCGGATTTGATGATGGAGCCGACAAGAGATCTATCGGTCGTCGGTGGGACTGGTGATTTCTTCATGGCTCGTGGGATCGCTACCTTCGTGACGGACATATTTCAAGGGGCGAAGTATTTCCGTGTTAAGATGGATATTAAACTCTATGAATGTTACTAA